The nucleotide sequence TCACTGATTTCGATCAGCGCGGGTTCCTGCCATTTGCGTTGAGGATCGCCCGCATTCCAGAAAGCATTCGAGTAGACAATACAGTCCAGCCCCATGGGATTATTCGGATCATCAGTGACCGGCGTCGTAAACTTGAGGGTCATAGAGCCAGCCGGAATACCAAGGGTCACAATCGAATCGTTATTGGGAATACCTGGGCCGCCGCCTCCCGGCGCACCTAGCGCTTTGGTCGAATCGGTGTAACCCGATTGTGGGGAGACCGGCGCGTAGGTAACAACGCTATCCGCCCACGGATCTTCGGCACAAGCCGAAAGTGCGGCCGCGAACAGCGAGAATGCGGCGACCCAGGAAGTTCTCATTTTGTCAGCCCCCGGGCTTTCCGCGCGCCCAGCGCAGAGAGCGCAGCAAGGCAAGCGACAATTCCAAGTCCCGTCAGTCCGGGCAGCGGTATAAGGGTGTCAGCCGGGGTCCACAAGCCCGGAACACCCAAATACACCGACTGGATGGCGATGATTAGGCCGGTGAATGGATTGAAACCTGCATTGTAAAACTCGAAGCCCGTACCGACCGGATCGTAATTGTTGACAACCAATCCTGTCGTGGGATTAACGGTCTGTATCGAACCAAAGCCACCGATAATGAGGTTGCCGTCATTATCCACCCCTGCTGGACCGCCGCTGTTGTACGTTCCGATAAGCGCACCGCTCGTCCAAGTGAGAGGGGTGTTCGTGTTGAACGCGTTGATTAGATTGGCCACGGCGAACCTGCGGGTTTCCCCTGTCCAACCGTCGGCGGTGTAGATGTATTGCAGCGCGGCATCTACTGCAATCGCCGCGGAATAGGTGCCGACATCTTCCACCACGACCTTGAACGTGGGCGTTCCTGAGAAGTCGACGAGCACGAGCTCGGGAAGGTCGTAGTCATATGGACCTGGACCAACATACAAGGCGCGGTTGATTAGCAACTGTGTGTTGGAAATCCAGACGCCCGAGTAGTTGTTCACCGTGTTTATCGAGGCGACGGGAGTACCCGGAGCGTTGAGGGCAACAACCGTGATAGCTCCGCTGTATCCTGCACCGAGAGCGGCTCGCGAGCCATCCGGTGTAATGGCGAGGAAAGACGCATCGCCTGGATATCCGGAAGCGACCTGCGTGAAATAGTCGACGTTGACACCTGCTTGCTCGAAGACGTCACCCCCGTTCCAAACCAATAGGCGACCATCCTGCATCGGAGCGACAACGACGTTGAATGCCCCCGCTGCGGGAGTTGGAAAATTCGTGAACTGTTCACCCGCCCCCCAGGCAGGCGACGTTGCCCCGAAGAGCAACACTGCGCAAAGACAATGGAGCTGTCTCATCAATAGAAACCCCTGCTTCATGCGTGACCGGCGCTCGCGACCGCGCCACGCGACCTCCGTTGCGTGCAAACCACTGAGCACGGGACAGAACAGGCGCGAATGCAGGAGGTTTTGCGGGAGCCACCTACGCGATGCCGAAGAGCCTGGACAACAGACGCATTACGGGCTGTGTCGAAGAATCTTACGGAAGCGGTAGACGGGAAAAGGTAGGTATTCGGAGAGGCGATCTCGATATGCCAGAACTTTTCCGCGAAGTTTCCGCAATCCCAACTGCGAAGTGGGGCAGGTCTTCTGGCTTCCGGATCGTTCTACCGGCCGCGCCTTCCCGCTCGGTCGAGCAGTGGCTTCATGCGGCTTTCGTCCCCGGTTACAGCAGCGCGACTGCGACGGATTCTCACCGTCTTCCCTTGGCCCACGCGCCAAGAAACCGATTGTGTGAGTTACCCCCTCCTTTCATCTTACGTGACCGTCACTATACGGCGGTCACTGTCCTCTGTCAAGTAAGACTCAGAGTCAATCGTAGAGACTTCAATCACGGATACTGCGTTCCAACGGGTTCACTGGAGACAGATTCCGGCGGCGGCGGCTCGACGGGTTCGGCCGGCGCCTGCGTACTGTCTGTCGATTCCGCGTTCTCTACCGCGCCTTGCGGCAACTGCTCGGTTTCTTTCGAGTACTCCAGTCCAAGCACGCGGGTGTCGCCCTGCTTCATAGGCATGAGCAGGAACCGTTTGTTTTGCCAACCTACATCAGGGTCCAGCCGGTCTTGGATGTTGAACGTGGCGCCAAGGTCCAGGGAGCGCTCGCCGTTGCTTCCGGCATGAACCGCAACCATGTTCGGGCCAAAGTGAAGGATGTCGGAGTGCTTTTCCCCACCCTGTCGAATGAATACGTGCTTCTCCAGGATGAGCAGGATTTCGCGCAGGATCTCCGGCGTCAAAACGGGCTCCGCAACATAGATGGATGCCCAACCTTCCGGGAAGAACTCGGCAGCGACACTGACCATGCCTGATTCGCGGTAACGAGCCATGATCTTTGTTTCTTCGGTCTCGATATAGAACATGGGAGCCCATTGATCGGGTCCACCGAAGGCCGTGCCCTGCCCCACAAATCGTCCGCCAGATAGCTGCCACTGAGAACCGGAGCGCGCCGGACCGTCAAACATAAGGACCTTTAGTCCTGTTGTCGCGGCACAGTTTTCGACGGATGGCTGATCGTCAATATAGCCCGGGGCGTACATCCAGATCGCCGCCGAGCGTTGGGCAATGAGAAGATTCTTAATCTGATCGCGATCCTCGGGATGGAGGTGGAATGCGTTCACAAACAAGTACACCGCGGCTTCTTGGGCGTGGCCGCTTAGGATGTCCTGAAGAAGACAGAATTGCGTGGGAACTCCAGAGCGTAGTGCGGCATCACGCACACCAGCCAACAGGAGTTCGTTCAGTTTGGTGTCGCATCGCTGAAAGAAGCGGCTCGCCTCGTCCACCACGACGCAGAGAGTCAGGCGCTGCTCAGGCGTCGCGTATGCAATAGGCTCTCCCTTGGTCCAAGCTTCGCTCGTGGGCCAGACCGCTTGGTAGGACTCACGCATCCGCCGGAACAGGTCCCACATTTCCGTGTTGTGAAGGCTGCCAACGCCTTGCGCGTCATCCCACATCACCCCGAGTCCGTGCGTCACGGCGGCGGCAAAGTTGCGTCTCTGAACGCGCAAAACATCCTCGGAGCGCAGACCCTCAATACGTTCAATTTCACCCGATACGGCATTTCGGGAAATACCTGTGCGCGTATCGTCCACGAGCGCCCACAGCTTCTTTCGCCAACGCGCGCTGTCTACCGGCCCCATGAAGCCGCCAGCCCCCCCCAGACCGCGGTCCTTGTATGAGACTGGAGTGACTACCCCGTCTACCACGCCGTCCAAGAGTATCCCTAAGGCCAGCTGTCCACTGTCGTTCGCGGGGTATTCGAAAGCGCTGCCATAGGTGGCAAGAATCAGCAGAGAGGTCTTCGCATTCTGCCGAAGGAACCCTGCGAATTCCGATACTGCATCGGCGGTCGATTCGGATAGGTAGCGCAAGTAGTCTACTTGACGCTGTTCCTCCGGCAACTTGAAGAAGACGTTTAGAGTATCCGCTGAGTTTGGCTTGTCCGGAATCGGGGCATCGTCAAACGTGCAAGCCAAGTCTCCCCATGCGGTTTGCAGCGCCATATTGTCGGCATATTGAGTGCGGAGCCATGCGCGAAAACCCGATGTGCCAGACGGAGAACGGTCATAGTCGCCCGCATGCAGCCACGCACCGTCAACCGGCCCGGCAACTATTACGCCCTTGATGTGGTCACCCGATTTGGCCTTGTTCACCGTTTCCGCCAGAACGGCCAAAGCAGATTTGCCTGCTTCTGTCCACACTTGAGACTCCAGACTCACCAAGCGCTTTCCATCCACTTCAATGCTTGAAGCCGCATCGGGATGGGCGTCCAACCAAGCGGCTGGCGGCTCGAAGTTGATCCACAGGAAGAGCGTCGCTTCCGGATCGGTTTCAAGGATGCGATCCAGGGCCGCAGTAACCGGCTCGAGCGGGGTGTCCACTCCTGGCCATGGAAGTGGCACGCGAACCGCATATTGGTGCACGCCGGCGAGCGCGGCAAGTCGCACTTCGCCGATCACAGCTTCAATATCGGAGCCAGGGAGAACACTTGTGCTGAAAAACAGCGGCCATCCCATTCGCGGCGTGGCGGCTGTCTCTTCTTCCGGAGCCGAAACGGGTTCGTCCGGCGTCCAACTCTGCATGTCAGAAGTCGAGAAGTCCGAACCACCCAACGATCCGATCCAAAACCCGACTATCGCGGCGGCTCCAATGAAGACCACCGCCAGCAAGATGGGAAACAACACACCCTTCGAACTAGAACTTCCGCGTCGCGACATACCTTGCCATCATCCGTAGTGGATCGGCGGCATCGCCGAATATCCGCAGATGGTCTTCCGCAGATGCAACCAGATCCGAAACTCGTTTATGTGCCCCTTCTTCACCCAGATGCGTCACCATCGTAATCTTGTGGGATTCCTCGCCGTGGAGGCCAGCATCGATAAGGTCATCGGTGATCTGAAAAGCCAGTCCCAATTCCAGTGCGTAGTTGTTCAAAGCCTCGCGCTGTGCCAACGACATTCCGACCAGGGTCGCGGGGATAGTGAGTCCGCCCGCAAAAAGCGCCGATGCCTTCCGCCGATAGGTGTCTTCCATCGCTTCCAGGGTCAGCGGCACTTCGGACTGACCTAGATCCAGGTGCTGACCGTAGATGGCTCCTTGGGTACCGATGACTTGGGCCAAAGACTGTGTGACTAGGGCCGCCACTTCAGGTTGCGACGACGACGCGGCATTGCGGGCGACCAACTCGAATGCCTGTGCAATGAGTGCCACGGACGCCAACAGCGCAGATGCCTCTCCAAATCGGACATGTGTGCTGGGAATGTCTCGACGTGTGTCGGCGTCGTCCATGGATGGCAAATCATCGAGTATGAGGGAGGCGGTATGAACAAACTCGATGGCACAGGCCGAATCCAGCACGCTCTCAAAGGGCGCGTTCGCAAGGTCCGCTACGGACAGTGCGAGTATTGCCCGAAGACGTTTACCTCCGCCGAGAGTCGCGTATCGCATGGCTTCGTGGACGTGGCGAGGTTCCACTGCCGCGCTCGGCAGACGTTCATCGAGCGCACGGTCGATGAGGAGCTTGCGCTCTGCGAGGTATGAGGCTAAGTTAAACGGACTCATTTGGTAGCCTTGCTTCGGGAGGATGCGTGTCCGCGCGGAGCGGCTCCACCGCAATCCATCCCCCAATGTCTATTTGTTCACCGGTCTCTTCTGCCGTGAAGAGACGCTCGGCGTAGAACTCCAGAGTCCCAGGTCGCGTTTCAATAACGACTTCCTCAAGCGACGATGTGCTGAGGTGGGCAAGTTGGCAATCATTCTGGGCCACTCGTACGTGGGCCTCGGCCACGCGAGGATAGCAATTCGTAAGAAGGATGCGCAAAGGGCCTCCTTCGACGGCAAGTGTCGCGCGTTGTGTCATCGGCCGAACGCGAAAGACGCCTTTGAGAGTCCGGGGAGCGTACCAACCCTCCTCGGGAAACTCGGTACCTGGGAAGAATAGCTGACGTTTCTGCACCATGGGCCAGAAACGCATTGGGTTAAAGCCTGTAGCACGTAACGCCTTACGAGCCTTCGCAGCCTTTCCAAGGTACGCCAGAGCATCAAACCACGAGCGGACATGAGCCTTGATTCGCCATCCTTCGCCATTCAGGAGTGCTCTGCCCAAGGCTTTGCACTCGCTCATGATATACGCAGCCGCAATGGCTGCCGACTTTGAAGCCGGAAAATTGCGAAGGATCAACCTGAGTCTGTTTCTCGTGTTGAGGTAGTACTTGCGTTTCGCGCGCTCCCCTTCGCCCATTGTGGCGCTGAACTTGTGGCGGACCACGGCTTCCGGGCAACTCCACACTTCGTAGCCGGCACTCCACATGCGCAGGCTCAGGTCGAGGTCATCAAGGTAGATCTCGAAGTCGGTTGGCAGAAGTCCGGTCTTCCGTAGCGAGGAACTCCGCAAGAACA is from Candidatus Hydrogenedentota bacterium and encodes:
- a CDS encoding glycosyltransferase family 2 protein, which gives rise to MIIINWNGIEHLNDCFTSLLACEYPHVRFVLVDNGSTDGSVEYVRREFGVDPRVEIVELGENLGWSPGNNAGIERALEADADYIFLLNNDTWTAPDAVGKLVEFADANPNAGAIAPKMLMFYQPDLLNSVGVTCSMVGVGWDEGLGRVDTPAWNMSKPVLGVCGGAMFLRSSSLRKTGLLPTDFEIYLDDLDLSLRMWSAGYEVWSCPEAVVRHKFSATMGEGERAKRKYYLNTRNRLRLILRNFPASKSAAIAAAYIMSECKALGRALLNGEGWRIKAHVRSWFDALAYLGKAAKARKALRATGFNPMRFWPMVQKRQLFFPGTEFPEEGWYAPRTLKGVFRVRPMTQRATLAVEGGPLRILLTNCYPRVAEAHVRVAQNDCQLAHLSTSSLEEVVIETRPGTLEFYAERLFTAEETGEQIDIGGWIAVEPLRADTHPPEARLPNESV
- a CDS encoding polyprenyl synthetase family protein, translating into MSPFNLASYLAERKLLIDRALDERLPSAAVEPRHVHEAMRYATLGGGKRLRAILALSVADLANAPFESVLDSACAIEFVHTASLILDDLPSMDDADTRRDIPSTHVRFGEASALLASVALIAQAFELVARNAASSSQPEVAALVTQSLAQVIGTQGAIYGQHLDLGQSEVPLTLEAMEDTYRRKASALFAGGLTIPATLVGMSLAQREALNNYALELGLAFQITDDLIDAGLHGEESHKITMVTHLGEEGAHKRVSDLVASAEDHLRIFGDAADPLRMMARYVATRKF